The DNA region TATTTTGTTTAGGAACTATAGTATGCATTATAAAACTTCTATGACATCTACATGcttaatatataatataataacTCTTTCgaaccaaaagaaaaaagaatccgAAGAGCTCCTCCTTCACTACCATCGCGAAGGGAAAACAaactgaaaagaaaatcaaaattttaagtttctttCAGTTAGATTTAGAGGTACAACGTATAtggaaaaagaaataaacaatCCTAGAAAACTATCATAATCTCAACTTTTTGTGACCTCCTCTTAAAACATTACAGTTACTGAACTTGTCCGTTTTACTATATCTCAGACTGTATTTTGTTTACAAATATCTATCACAGTTCCCATCTCAATTAATGTTCTACATTTGTTTTGGTTAATGCATGTATGGCAGGTTTCAGCTGCTAGAGTATTGCAAGAGACGAGCAACAACATAAGAAACTTGCTCGGAGAGGTTGATGATCTAAGCGAGCAGTTGTCTCAACTTTTAGGAACTTCAGACACCACGCAAGCAGCACTGCTTAGACCCCTACTTATGCAATAGACTCCACTAGTTTCTTATTTCTCTTAAAAAAGAAAATTGCCACTCGTTGTTTTTCCTGACAGCATTTATTCTAGGGTTTTATTAGGATTCTCTTTAATTTATCTAGAAAATCATTGTTAAGTATCTCAAGTGATGTTttgtacttcaataccacacacaagaggggtgatttgtgtgatGTTCAATTTTTCGCGTGCACAAATTATAGATGgacatggttcttctatgtgttccttatactacacttgcggaataataaatgcagaaagtaaagaacacaagtacttttacgtggaaaatacctggctcaaaaggtgaaaaaaccacgacctactatcCAGTGAGATTTTTTCCaatacttcactaaatcactgagccaaaaacaacgtttacaaaactcttgtaaacctaaggatcATCTCTAACCCTTTGTGGCAACCAGTCTCAGGCTGTTGCGAcaatttcaagttaactctaacttgaacaatacacTCAAAGTATCTAGTACAAATGCTTCTagagaaagctgaaaggtacaactcaaaagccctactacaattgaactaaaaTAAAAGACGGACACTTCGATCTGGTTCATGTAgtttcaggtttgcacacttgaatcacacaggaATTGCTTGAAAAATGCcatgctattttgctctcaactctcGTTTTACTTCAGTGTTTGTGCGTacctgtaaaatgagaacatcctgaaatatatagagttagtagaataagaaataactagagttctaatgctatacttttccttggtagaagagttctagttatcttcaacttctaactcctctcTTATTTAGGATAGAGTTCTATTCAAGTAAGGAGTCctgctccttatcaattatgcaacattTTCGTTCTAGAGATATCAAATATAATCACTTAAGATTATCTCTTATACGTACATGTCTTGTGCTTGAATCTGTCTGTATTTGTGTACATtgtgtatggacctggttcatgtgtgtgttcctttgtcaatcatcaaaacaaacttactTAGGCCAataaattccccctttttgatgatgaaaaactctgtgcttttcataagcatgAAACAtgtttcaactcagctcaacaaCAACACAATGTTATAACACTTTTCAttttaaagtcacaaatcatcaaggaccaggttcattaagttataaacatcacagtccAAAGTAAAAAGTCCAAcctatcttcccccttttggaatcATCGAAAGTTGCATAATTATGTTAGATTATCAGATCTTATTAGATCTTACTCATGGCCATttaggctacttcaaatgcaatcaaaGAGTCAAGTATCACTTATCAATCTAAGGATATAAGCCATTTAAGAAACAGCAACAAACAATTAGAGAAAAATCAATTGATTATCATTGATAAGAGTCATCCAAAAAgcataaaaggaaataaaagtaCTGCACCATGAGCAAAAAGATACAAAAACGTCCCATTCAGGTCACAAGTTTTCTAACTAGGCTAGGAAGGGTTTAAGGCTGGGAAAGACCAGATTCTTGGTTTCTGGCATGAAACAGCTTTAACATGTCATGAAGAATGccttcattcttctcctttttctttgcAAGCTCAGTTatgagagcatccctctcagtTTCTACTTCAGCCAGCCTTTTCTTCAACCTCTCAATCTAAGCATCTTAGCCCTATTTTCCTGCACTAAGTCTCTCACTTTGCTGTTCACAAACACCATCTTGGATGAACCAGATTTTTTGGGAGCAgtatggacttcatagtcacatgGAATCAAGGTGTTGGCCCCAAAGTGATCTTTGCTTGTGATAACATCCCATTTCTTGAGGGGAACATTGAGGTGAGCAAGCACAACAATGAGAATGAATCCATagggtatggtatgagttttggtGTCTGTTAGTACCCTATAAAGGAGCTAGATGATATACCCCGGCCAATTGATCTGCCTCCCACTATCCCGGCACTCCATAAGGAACAGGTCCATGAAGGTGGCAATGTGCTTTCTTTCATGCCTGGGCATCACAATTTTGTTTACAAATTAAAATAGAAACTTATGGGCATGTTTCATCTCACTTTTGTACACAGTCTTGGGATGTAGCTCTAACTCATTGTCAGCAAATTTTCTTGTAATGGCAAGGGAGGTGGGAAGGTTTTCTAGGCTTGGCCATTTCAGTTTCTTGTAGTCATTGTACCATTCAGCAGGTACCCCTAGAATATCTCCCAGTTCCTTGTCATCAAAGCTCACAGTCACCCCTTTCACTACACTAGTGACCTTGCCATTCTTGATTTCACAGTTAGCCATAAACTCCACAATCTCAAATCTGACTAGTCTTccttccatctgaaggaccatgtccttctatCCCTGAAGTTCTAGCTTCTCCAGCAGCATCACCATtccttcctcctccaagtccATGAGGAGTTTACCCTTCAAGATTGTTCTCTTGACAAACTTCACCATTTTGTCCTATTCCTCATcagtttcctcttcttcttcactttTTTCTTATTCCATTACTTGCACTTTCCTAGATTTCCTAGCAGACCTAGTTCGTTTTTCCAAGGCAGAAGGCTCAGCATCAACATGCTTTGAAGGAGACTTCTTTTTGgaagtctttcttttcttttcttttcttttggagtCACAACCTCCACCTTTTCTGCCTCGTCTTCATCGTGAAGGACCAGGTCCTTCTCCTCAATCTCAATTGCCGCAACAGGTTCACTcactttcttttttccctttgcagcagcttttattttactttattctgcGGCTCTTTCAAGTTCAGCCTCACTCTGCTTCTTTTGACTCTTTGTAGCTCTTCCTCTTGCAGGAGGAGTCTTTATAGGGATAGAAGAGGTAGCCTTTCTCTTTGTGTGCCCTATCAGTTCCAGGGATTTTAACTCCTTAACGTTTCTTCTTCTTCGGATTGTAGTTGTCAGACACTTATTTTAGTAAATCTTCGAGGGGTTCCTACATAGATGGAATAGGTTCTTGGAACCTCTTCCTCAACCTAACCAGCCCTTCAGCTACACTAGCATCACCAGATCCACTACCTCCTTTTTCTCTCCAACTTTCTTCCTCCGCAACAGCTTCTACACTCCATAACACCATAGTCCCTATTTCCTCAGTCAACCCAACAGGAGTAGGTAAAGCTTCAACCACTCTTTCTTTACCCTTTCCCCTTACATCTCCTTGAACACtctctttttctgttttctttttatttataccACTAATAATTTCAAACTCAGTGGTCTCTACCCTAGCAATAGTACCAACCAGAACAAACTTGTTCTTTAAATTTTATACCACTTCAGAAATGACATCAGAAGCAATATTTAGACCAGATATTACCTGTTCTATTTCAGATGAAACAGTTTCTTCCCCTCGGTTGCAGACTTAAAaaaaatttctgatttttggGGTTCTTCTACTTGGCTTGCTTTCAATTgctcatttattttcttgatttgtttaCTGCCAGTGACTGTCTTACGAGCAAGCATTTTGAACCTTCCTTTATTAGAGGTGAGTGTGGTTGAAGGTGTAGGTGATGATTCTTTGCGGTGAAGAAGGATTTAAGATGGGTTTTCCATTGATGCGTGTAGAGGAGATATGTGTGCAGAAGAGTTGAGAAGATAGAGAGAATATTTGGCGGCTGGAAAATTAGAAGTGAAGAACTGGGTAAGGCCTAATCAATTTTATAGAGGGAGAGTTTAAGTGTGTAACGGTTTGTTTTAGAAGttcagaagtctaatcaaactagGAAAGTCAGTTTGAAAAGACGTTGGACTCTTCCCTAGAATCTCGGCAATTATGGTGCATGGGACTCTTTTTTGGTGAAACCGGTtcatttttaaaggataaacttTGAGGGAGACTGGGATTAAATGGGACTCTATTTTTTATCATGATCCAAATACagttatttcaaaatatgcaGAGTGAAGAGTACATACCATGTAAtcctgatgaaccaggttcttcactgagaattctcttgtgtaagtctaaattttttgaagaaaataaagataatatcattagagattaatgagacattttagcacatggcacaagagtataatAATGAATGTATGAAATTGAGaaaaatctaatctaattatttacaaaattcacaaattattAACCAAATATTGAGTTAGAACTTGTTCCTTTTAgatgatcttaatcatccctaattctaacatgttcctttcaaagtgatctctacttagagctTTTATGAAGATGTCATCTATTTGCTTGTGAGTATCACAAAATTTCCTAGTGATCAaacctttctcatagttgtcccccaaaaagtgatgcctaacatatatgtgcttagttcttttgCGATTaaccgggttcttggtcatactaatttgcactagtgttatcacaaaagatgggGATACAACTTACATCAATTTCAAAGTCCATTAAttattgtttgatccacaacaattgagcataaCATGAGGCAGCAaccacatactcagcttcagcagtagacaAGGCAACAAATgttttttggtggcccaagacacaaaAAATGAGCCAataaagtgtgccatacctgaagTACTCTTTCTATCCATAAGAAAACCTACATAATCATCATAAGCATATCCCACtaagttgaaattactaccttttggatatcATAGGcaaagatcagtggtgccttttaggtatctcaagatcctcttgcCAACAGTCAAGTGAGACACCTTTAGATTTGtctgaaatctagcacaaagacctacactgaaaacaatgtcaggtctactagcagtAAGATATAGCAAAGAGACAATCTCCCTCTATACATCTTCTGATCAAcaaatgaaccaggttcatctatatccaattttgtggttgttgctataggagtgtaaatttctttggaatcttccattttaaatcttttaagcaactctttcacatacttctgctgatggatcatagttccatttgaattttatttaatttgtaagtctaagaagaaattaagctcacccatcatactcatttcaaattcacacCCATTAGCTTAGCGAATATTTTACTTAACCTATCtatagttgctccaaagattatatcatcaatatatatttgaactactacgagatctttacctttttcttttaagaacaaagcattgtcaattttacctctcttgtagccatacTCAAGCAAGAATTTATACAAtatttcataccatgctcttggagcctacttgagcccataaagtgccttgtcaagATTGTACACATGATCAAAACATTCCTTTCTTTCAAAGTcaggaggttgcttgacaaactcttcttcctttagatagccattgaggaaggcactcttggtATCCATCTGATGGAGAATGAATTCCATGGAAGTAGCAAAAgctataaggagtctaattgctTCCAATATTGCAActagagcaaaagtctcatcatagtctatgcgctcctcttgactatatccttgaaccaccaatcttgtcttgttccttgtaactgttccatctttatcaagtttgtttctgaagacccgttttgtgccaattactaatttttccttgggtcttggtaccagatgccaaacttgacttctctcaaattggttgagttcatcctGCATTGAATTCACACAATCTACGTCCTTCAAAGCCTCAGTAATATTTTTCGATTCAACAAGAgattaaaaaaaagaatcaaaagcacaaaggttattcaaagaagatctggttttgattttagagattggattagtgattatgttcccaataggatgcgaactttgatacttgtaaggtttcacaactaGTTGGGTTCCCTTAGATGTTCCTTCAATATTTTGTTGCTGAGAAACAGGTTCATGGACAAGTTCCCTCGAGGTTTGAGAATCAATTCCTCTCTGTTCCGTTCCCCTTGTCAGGTTGCCTTAGGTGGAAGGACCTGTTCTATCACCTCTTCCTTCCTCTGGAGCAGCTTCAGCCTGGGCtgtggtttcatttgagtttcttaccagcccaattgcttcatcatcatgttcatgcctctcagaaagaatgttagtttcatcaaaaccCACATGCACACGTTCTtttacacacatagttcttttgttataaatcttataagctttactatgtgaagaatactccctcatcacttctgggatcaaatttacctagggagtcttttccattattatgcacaaagcacttgcatccaaatgccttaagatgggatatatttggtgtTTTCCCTTTCAGTAACTCGTAGGGAGTCTTCTCAACAAGAGGTCTattcatgcacctatttatgatgtagcatacAGTGTTCATAGCTTCTGCCTAGTAACTATGGGGCAATTTACTAGCAagtagcatagtcctagccatttcttccaatgtcctattcttttctttcaactactccattttgttgtggagtcctatgAGCATAAAcgttatgatctatgccatgatcatcacaaaaatcagcaaatttaggattctcaaattcagtaccatgatcagacctaattgatgcaagttgattacctactTGTTTcagagtttttctaacaaataaAGTGAACATTTCAAATGCTTCATATTTAGATGTTAAAAAAAGTGTCATAGTAAACCTACAGTAATtatcaacaagcaccataacatatctcATACCACTTCTTCTCAATGTTCTCATTAgtcacaaagatccatatggaccagttccatcgtcctggtagtacttaccattttcttgcttttgaaagaggatcttacctgcttcctcCTTGCACAAgtctcacaaactttatcttccttgaacttaatgttaggcaaccctatcaccaagtccctggagactagtttgttgagttgtcTTAGACTGGCATGTCTatgtctcttgtgccaaaggaggggatcattatccaacacacttaagaaagtgagttcattatctgaaaGTATGGGCAGATCTACCACATATATGTTATTCACTCTTTTACCCTACAAAACTACCTTTCCAGCCCCAATGATTtcacctttctttccatttcaaaggagacattacctcattTATGGccctcaagtgaaaggaattggttcttgcttcctgtcatgtgctttgaacaaccactatccatgtaccatatttggctgctccccttcacttgtaCCTGAAAAAAAAATTAGGGGTCAGTCTTAGGAACCCAacctagtttgggtccctttctataggcaaaaggataaatcaaattatttttagcccaacttgacagcctatttttccctagaataaattttttgttcttttgacttgccttCTCTTTTGTAGTGCATTCACTCTTACAGTGCCACTGTTACCACATTGTGTGTAAATCTTGTTCTCGAGGAGTGTAGG from Nicotiana tabacum cultivar K326 chromosome 24, ASM71507v2, whole genome shotgun sequence includes:
- the LOC142178510 gene encoding transcription factor PRE3-like; its protein translation is MSNSRARSRHSGVSRITEDQINDLVSKLQQLLPELRNRSYDKVSAARVLQETSNNIRNLLGEVDDLSEQLSQLLGTSDTTQAALLRPLLMQ